A window of the Fuscovulum sp. genome harbors these coding sequences:
- the fliG gene encoding flagellar motor switch protein FliG — protein sequence MPAPRPAGAPVQPAPPPLAKLTAIQRAAVLMMLFGERAAAAVLRNLTPAEVQQLGAAMYSLGDVDQLTLEHVVEEFLVGLNRETGLNHGAPVYIRSVMTEALGEDKAQSIISRINPSSAERPIEILDWMDAKSIAELIVDEHPQIIALVIACLEHALAADVLTLLPEGTQPDIIRRIADLTSIQPEALRDLEEVMQRKFKASATTRASQIGGVKAAARIMNFTRTQTEQRIMREVRKEDKDLMQSIVDNMFVFDNLEKSDDRSLQTLLRNVDNEQLVLALKGTSEGLRDKMLGCMSSRAAANLRDEMEAMGPVRLTDVQEAQKTIVAMARKLSDEGTIVLAGRGGEQMV from the coding sequence ATGCCCGCCCCCCGCCCTGCCGGCGCCCCTGTCCAGCCTGCGCCGCCGCCCTTGGCGAAGCTCACCGCAATTCAGCGGGCGGCGGTTTTGATGATGCTGTTCGGGGAACGGGCGGCGGCGGCGGTGCTGCGCAACCTGACCCCGGCCGAAGTGCAGCAGCTGGGTGCGGCGATGTATTCGCTGGGGGATGTGGACCAACTGACGCTGGAACATGTGGTTGAGGAGTTTCTGGTCGGGCTGAACCGTGAGACGGGGCTGAACCATGGCGCGCCGGTCTATATCCGGTCCGTGATGACCGAGGCGTTGGGCGAGGACAAGGCGCAGTCGATCATCAGCCGGATCAACCCGTCATCGGCCGAGCGGCCCATTGAAATTCTGGACTGGATGGATGCGAAATCCATCGCGGAGCTGATCGTGGATGAACATCCGCAGATCATCGCGCTGGTCATTGCCTGCCTGGAACATGCGCTTGCCGCCGACGTGCTGACACTGCTGCCCGAAGGCACCCAGCCCGACATCATCCGCCGCATCGCGGACCTGACATCGATCCAGCCCGAGGCGCTGCGCGATCTGGAAGAGGTGATGCAGCGCAAGTTCAAGGCTTCGGCCACGACGCGGGCCAGCCAGATTGGCGGGGTCAAGGCGGCGGCGCGGATCATGAATTTCACCCGCACGCAAACCGAGCAGCGGATCATGCGCGAGGTGCGCAAAGAAGATAAGGACCTGATGCAGTCGATCGTGGACAACATGTTCGTCTTCGACAATCTGGAGAAATCCGACGATCGGTCCTTGCAGACCCTGCTGCGCAATGTGGACAACGAACAGCTTGTGCTGGCGCTGAAGGGCACCAGCGAAGGTCTGCGCGACAAGATGCTGGGCTGCATGTCGAGCCGGGCCGCGGCCAACCTGCGCGACGAGATGGAGGCGATGGGGCCTGTCCGCCTGACCGATGTGCAGGAGGCGCAAAAGACCATCGTGGCCATGGCGCGCAAGCTTTCGGACGAAGGCACGATCGTGCTGGCGGGCCGCGGCGGCGAGCAGATGGTGTAA
- a CDS encoding FliH/SctL family protein yields the protein MSAGESPRMGTAEVMALIRASSQKGFTGSAPMAPQDATFRRARLEEVRRVDPAGVLLDDSEASSEAVLGGEVLGADAIEMAPAPMVEDPARRLAEARGEGYAAGRADGLEEGRIEGRAAALAEAEAGLVPARNAFVAALAGLTGGPDLAEEIAGVMAAAVRRLAAERAGQMIDALPTAFAARVEAMADRVAQGVRAVSVRLNPDDLAVITPHLAGLEVTGKAELIADARLSRGDVEVRAEGIRLADLLEAGV from the coding sequence ATGAGCGCAGGGGAAAGCCCACGGATGGGAACGGCCGAGGTGATGGCGCTGATCCGCGCATCATCGCAGAAGGGATTTACCGGATCGGCGCCGATGGCGCCGCAGGACGCCACCTTCCGCCGCGCGCGGCTGGAGGAGGTGCGGCGCGTCGATCCGGCGGGGGTGCTGCTGGACGATAGCGAGGCATCATCCGAGGCCGTGCTTGGCGGCGAGGTGCTTGGGGCCGATGCGATTGAAATGGCCCCTGCCCCGATGGTGGAAGATCCCGCCCGGCGGTTGGCCGAGGCGCGGGGCGAGGGCTATGCCGCAGGCCGCGCCGACGGGTTGGAAGAAGGCCGGATCGAGGGACGCGCCGCTGCGCTGGCCGAGGCGGAGGCGGGGCTGGTGCCGGCGCGCAATGCCTTTGTCGCCGCGCTGGCCGGGCTGACGGGCGGGCCGGACTTGGCCGAGGAGATTGCAGGGGTGATGGCGGCTGCCGTGCGGCGGCTGGCCGCGGAACGGGCGGGGCAGATGATCGACGCGCTGCCCACCGCCTTTGCCGCGCGAGTAGAGGCGATGGCCGACCGCGTGGCGCAAGGGGTGCGGGCGGTTTCCGTCAGGCTGAACCCCGACGATCTGGCGGTGATCACGCCGCATCTGGCGGGGCTGGAGGTGACTGGCAAGGCAGAGCTGATCGCCGATGCGCGGCTGTCGCGGGGCGATGTGGAGGTGCGGGCCGAAGGCATCCGGCTGGCCGATCTGCTGGAGGCCGGGGTATGA
- a CDS encoding FliI/YscN family ATPase — protein MDQIGAAVARQVAVPALRIEGRVLRYDGLILEATGFPASPGTLCEIATESGDVVQGEVIGFAGGHVLMFLNQPGAGIIAGAKVRVIDGGQAADVGEALLGRVVDAEGHPLDGLPAPRCDATWPLAGRLMNPLARTPVDRPLDVGVRIINAALTVGRGQRVGIIAGSGVGKSVLMEMMARYTEADVIVVGLIGERAREVGAFVRSVMQGEAAKRICMVAVPADRSPLLRLRAARRATAIAEHFRSKGKQVLLIIDSLTRVAHAQREIGLALGEQPTAKGYPPSVVSLIPGLIERTGPGLPGEGAITAIYTVLADGDDTTNDPVVDTARAILDGHFVLSRRQTQMGVYPAVDLPQSASRVMSDITDAAHRAAAQKLRRMITLYMDNRDLMLMGGYVPGQDPDLDEAIRLWPQVTAMIRQGAHEPADFAASRAALIALAGGEA, from the coding sequence ATGGACCAGATCGGCGCAGCAGTGGCGCGGCAGGTGGCCGTGCCCGCGCTGCGGATCGAGGGGCGGGTGCTGCGCTATGACGGGCTGATCCTTGAGGCGACGGGTTTCCCGGCCAGCCCCGGCACGCTGTGCGAGATCGCTACGGAAAGCGGCGATGTGGTGCAGGGCGAGGTCATCGGCTTTGCCGGTGGGCACGTGCTGATGTTCCTCAACCAGCCTGGCGCGGGGATCATTGCGGGGGCGAAAGTCCGTGTGATCGACGGCGGGCAGGCGGCCGATGTGGGCGAGGCGCTGCTGGGCCGGGTGGTGGATGCCGAAGGACATCCGCTGGACGGGTTGCCTGCGCCGCGTTGTGACGCGACATGGCCGCTGGCCGGGCGGTTGATGAACCCGCTGGCGCGGACGCCGGTGGATCGGCCACTGGACGTGGGGGTGCGGATCATCAACGCCGCGCTGACTGTGGGCCGCGGGCAGCGTGTGGGGATCATCGCGGGATCGGGCGTCGGCAAATCGGTGCTGATGGAGATGATGGCGCGATACACCGAGGCGGATGTCATCGTCGTTGGCCTGATCGGTGAGCGGGCGCGCGAGGTTGGGGCCTTTGTGCGGTCTGTGATGCAAGGCGAGGCGGCCAAGCGCATTTGCATGGTGGCCGTGCCTGCCGACCGGTCGCCCCTGCTGCGGTTGCGTGCGGCGCGGCGGGCGACGGCGATTGCCGAACATTTCCGCAGCAAAGGCAAGCAGGTGCTGCTGATCATCGACAGCCTGACGCGGGTGGCCCATGCCCAGCGCGAGATCGGGTTGGCTTTGGGCGAACAGCCCACGGCGAAGGGCTATCCGCCATCGGTGGTGTCGCTGATCCCCGGGCTGATCGAACGCACGGGGCCGGGACTGCCGGGCGAAGGTGCGATCACGGCGATCTATACGGTTCTGGCGGATGGGGATGACACGACGAATGACCCGGTGGTGGATACCGCGCGGGCCATTCTGGACGGGCATTTCGTGCTGTCGCGGCGGCAGACTCAGATGGGGGTTTACCCTGCGGTGGACCTGCCGCAATCGGCCAGCCGCGTGATGAGCGACATCACCGATGCCGCGCATCGGGCGGCGGCGCAAAAGCTGCGCCGGATGATCACGCTGTACATGGACAACCGCGACCTGATGCTGATGGGCGGCTACGTGCCGGGGCAGGACCCCGACCTGGATGAGGCGATCCGTCTTTGGCCGCAGGTGACAGCGATGATCCGGCAGGGCGCGCATGAACCGGCGGATTTCGCGGCAAGTCGCGCGGCGTTGATTGCATTGGCAGGGGGTGAGGCATGA
- a CDS encoding flagellar hook-length control protein FliK, whose product MTMPDTIALPRAPAVTEAAAAPRHAAAPAAAGGDGFAQTLADVIGPAEGDKGAEVVAAEAQPVDGKAEAEPAVAKAAVVLDDLGRIAALLPMTAVGAEGVVDAPEAEAVEPPPAAAVQAALAGVLPKAVVAPEGSGEALPEEELTEGETEETDPLAALGLGPAAQAVPATLPVAGEGEAAVGQAVAAVMAQGAMQPMMAAQAKPAAGPVLPIGEAKTEGGAATEVDSADAPTEVGEAVQRREAAGLTPLAVQAVDRQAARAVVEPVADAVVETVAGVTAPTGQTPQQAVQVTAQVPAPAGFAAPAPIATDRPGWEGALADRIAAELSGDGQQMDLELAPEHLGRLRIRLEMTDGQAQVRFVTETPEAARVIQQNEHRLSESLSRAGLSLGGQETASRDPQGDQRPTRGEGPAARFLERPVEGLAAAIPGRAARGLVNLIA is encoded by the coding sequence ATGACGATGCCCGACACCATTGCCCTTCCGCGCGCCCCGGCTGTGACCGAGGCTGCCGCCGCGCCGCGCCATGCGGCCGCGCCTGCGGCGGCAGGTGGCGACGGGTTTGCGCAGACGCTGGCCGATGTGATCGGCCCGGCGGAGGGCGATAAGGGGGCAGAGGTCGTAGCGGCTGAAGCACAGCCTGTAGATGGCAAAGCCGAAGCGGAGCCTGCGGTTGCCAAGGCGGCGGTGGTGCTGGACGATCTGGGGCGGATTGCGGCACTGCTGCCAATGACGGCGGTAGGGGCCGAGGGCGTGGTCGACGCGCCCGAGGCCGAGGCGGTAGAGCCCCCGCCTGCGGCGGCGGTGCAGGCCGCTTTGGCCGGGGTGTTGCCGAAGGCCGTGGTCGCGCCCGAAGGATCGGGCGAGGCGCTGCCCGAAGAAGAATTGACCGAGGGCGAGACGGAGGAGACCGATCCGCTGGCGGCGTTGGGGCTTGGCCCTGCGGCCCAAGCCGTGCCCGCAACCCTGCCCGTTGCGGGTGAAGGAGAGGCGGCGGTGGGCCAAGCTGTGGCCGCTGTCATGGCGCAGGGTGCGATGCAGCCGATGATGGCCGCGCAGGCGAAGCCTGCCGCAGGGCCAGTGCTGCCGATTGGCGAGGCAAAGACCGAAGGTGGCGCAGCCACCGAGGTGGATAGCGCGGACGCCCCGACCGAAGTAGGCGAGGCCGTGCAGCGCCGGGAAGCCGCGGGCCTGACGCCTTTGGCGGTGCAGGCGGTGGACCGCCAAGCCGCGCGGGCGGTGGTGGAGCCGGTGGCAGATGCCGTGGTGGAAACCGTGGCCGGCGTGACCGCGCCGACAGGGCAAACCCCGCAGCAGGCGGTGCAGGTCACGGCGCAAGTGCCTGCCCCGGCTGGATTTGCCGCCCCTGCCCCGATCGCGACCGACCGGCCCGGCTGGGAAGGCGCGTTGGCCGACCGGATCGCCGCCGAGCTTTCTGGCGATGGCCAGCAGATGGATCTGGAGCTTGCGCCCGAACATCTGGGGCGGTTGCGGATCCGGCTGGAGATGACCGACGGTCAGGCGCAGGTGCGCTTTGTGACCGAAACGCCGGAAGCGGCACGGGTGATCCAGCAGAACGAACACCGCCTGTCAGAATCGCTATCGCGTGCCGGCCTGTCGCTGGGCGGGCAGGAAACTGCAAGCCGCGACCCGCAGGGCGACCAGCGCCCAACGCGGGGCGAAGGGCCTGCGGCGCGTTTTCTTGAGCGGCCTGTCGAAGGGCTGGCCGCCGCAATACCGGGCCGCGCTGCGCGTGGTCTGGTGAACCTGATTGCCTGA
- a CDS encoding flagellar basal body-associated FliL family protein: MSVEVVDPAMKPGKIRKMIGLLGKLILAAILVGGGFAGGYVYFAKPFSPAQDMLRLIEPEAAAQADAAATGEMPEKVAKEMPETDLFVTSYFTFPDALTSNLMNSKSFLQVQVGVSTQYDAQVITNVETHKLALQSDMLAVMATFTAEDLAGTAGRKRLADALKDAVNERLETLEGFGGVEDVFFPSFMMQ; the protein is encoded by the coding sequence ATGAGTGTTGAAGTCGTCGATCCCGCAATGAAGCCGGGCAAGATCCGGAAGATGATCGGTTTGCTGGGCAAGCTGATCCTCGCGGCTATTCTGGTCGGGGGGGGCTTTGCGGGGGGCTATGTCTATTTCGCCAAGCCGTTTTCCCCAGCGCAGGACATGCTGCGCCTGATCGAGCCGGAAGCGGCGGCGCAGGCGGATGCTGCCGCGACCGGAGAGATGCCGGAAAAGGTGGCGAAGGAGATGCCGGAGACGGATCTTTTCGTCACGTCCTATTTCACCTTTCCGGATGCGCTTACGTCGAACCTGATGAATTCAAAGTCTTTCCTGCAAGTTCAAGTGGGTGTGTCGACGCAATATGACGCGCAGGTCATCACCAATGTGGAAACCCACAAGCTGGCGTTGCAATCGGACATGCTGGCGGTGATGGCGACGTTTACCGCAGAAGACCTTGCCGGGACGGCGGGGCGCAAGCGGCTGGCGGATGCGCTGAAGGATGCGGTCAACGAGCGGCTGGAAACGCTGGAAGGCTTTGGCGGCGTGGAGGACGTGTTCTTTCCGTCCTTCATGATGCAGTGA
- the fliM gene encoding flagellar motor switch protein FliM has translation MASNQRKLSAEQVAALVGELPERPGAGAIEGVEIRPYALGSTEISTMGEYHALRMIHERFCRIARGAFQPMLRVQPRISAFPAEARSFDDYRSGQDNFLSLTNTRIEELRGSHLIVIPPSFVSLLTDAYYGGTIRSARSGRTEFTGTESRVIEIVTDRLNSALQMAWRDLMPLTFNVVSREENMQFAAFVDGGDMVVNCSFMVQLPDAEPARFDILYPFQTLKPISTQLRSRTQSESSEDDASWRERLERAVMSIPLSVRTRLCEPDIALRHLANLKEGDVIPARVTDTVEILVDGRPFFEAVPGELAGKSALSITKRIRG, from the coding sequence ATGGCGAGCAATCAACGCAAGCTGTCTGCCGAACAGGTGGCCGCCCTGGTGGGCGAGTTGCCGGAGAGGCCCGGGGCGGGTGCCATCGAAGGGGTGGAAATCCGGCCCTATGCGCTTGGTTCCACAGAGATTTCCACGATGGGCGAGTATCACGCCCTGCGGATGATCCATGAACGGTTCTGCCGGATCGCGCGCGGGGCGTTTCAGCCCATGCTGCGGGTGCAGCCACGGATTTCGGCCTTTCCGGCTGAGGCGCGCAGCTTTGACGATTACCGCAGCGGGCAGGACAATTTCCTGTCGCTGACCAATACGCGGATCGAGGAGTTGCGCGGGAGCCATCTGATCGTGATCCCGCCGTCATTCGTCAGCCTGCTGACGGATGCCTATTATGGTGGAACAATCCGGTCGGCACGGTCGGGGCGGACGGAGTTTACCGGGACGGAATCGCGGGTGATCGAGATTGTCACCGACCGGCTGAACAGCGCGTTGCAGATGGCCTGGCGCGATCTGATGCCGTTGACATTCAATGTCGTGAGCCGGGAAGAGAACATGCAATTCGCCGCCTTTGTGGATGGCGGGGATATGGTTGTTAACTGTTCCTTCATGGTGCAACTGCCGGATGCGGAACCGGCCCGGTTCGATATTCTGTATCCGTTCCAGACACTTAAGCCGATTTCCACGCAGCTGCGTTCGCGCACGCAATCGGAATCGTCCGAGGATGATGCCAGCTGGCGCGAGCGGCTGGAGCGGGCGGTTATGTCCATCCCGCTGTCGGTGCGCACGCGGCTGTGCGAGCCGGACATCGCGCTGCGCCATCTGGCCAATCTGAAGGAGGGGGATGTGATCCCCGCCCGGGTGACAGACACGGTGGAAATTCTGGTTGATGGACGGCCTTTCTTTGAAGCGGTGCCGGGCGAGCTTGCGGGCAAGTCGGCGCTGAGCATCACCAAACGCATAAGGGGTTGA
- the fliN gene encoding flagellar motor switch protein FliN, with the protein MNEAVKTTGSDGLRLLENIGVRLTVEVGRTELTIRDLLRLSEGSVIELDRLAGDPLDVLVNGTLIAKGEVVMVGERFGIRFGQIVDPEKRAETL; encoded by the coding sequence ATGAACGAAGCGGTCAAGACGACGGGCAGCGATGGGCTGCGGCTGTTGGAGAATATCGGCGTCAGGCTGACGGTCGAAGTGGGCCGGACGGAATTGACGATCCGGGATTTGCTAAGGCTTTCAGAGGGTTCGGTGATCGAACTGGACCGGCTTGCCGGTGATCCGCTGGATGTGCTGGTGAACGGCACGCTGATCGCCAAGGGCGAAGTGGTGATGGTGGGGGAACGCTTTGGTATTCGGTTTGGCCAGATCGTGGACCCGGAAAAGCGGGCCGAAACGCTGTAA
- a CDS encoding flagellar assembly protein FliO, with protein MIRLDQILTLALFMAVLGLGWLVVKMNRGGLARRIAGNRRMVLVEVAALSPTDRAMILRVDAREYLILRCRGEAPVLTALPEAPALPDAAVGGAA; from the coding sequence GTGATCCGACTTGACCAGATCCTGACACTGGCGCTGTTCATGGCCGTTCTTGGCCTGGGCTGGCTGGTGGTGAAGATGAACCGGGGCGGGCTGGCCCGCCGGATTGCCGGGAACCGGCGCATGGTGCTGGTGGAGGTGGCCGCGCTGTCGCCAACCGACCGGGCGATGATCCTGCGGGTGGATGCGCGTGAATATCTGATCCTGCGCTGCCGGGGTGAGGCACCCGTGCTGACGGCGCTGCCGGAGGCCCCTGCCCTGCCCGATGCGGCAGTGGGGGGCGCGGCATGA
- the fliP gene encoding flagellar type III secretion system pore protein FliP (The bacterial flagellar biogenesis protein FliP forms a type III secretion system (T3SS)-type pore required for flagellar assembly.), whose translation MKRLILTLLFLSLPAVAMAQGFPALTLTEGAEGETTYSLSFQIVALMTALTVLPSLVLGMTAFTRIIIVLSILRQALGTQQTPPNQVLVALALFLTFFVMQPTMTQFYDEALSPYLDGQMPADQAVETGTRIIKAFLIENTRQNDLMMFQQLAGDGPYATQDDVPLSVLLPAFMTSELKTAFQIGFLIFLPFLVIDMVVASILMALGMMMLSPMLVALPIKLLLFVLVDGWALTVGSLAATYGVGG comes from the coding sequence ATGAAGCGGCTGATCCTGACCCTTCTGTTCCTGTCGCTGCCCGCCGTTGCCATGGCGCAGGGATTTCCTGCGCTGACCCTGACCGAAGGGGCGGAGGGCGAGACGACCTATTCGCTGTCTTTCCAGATTGTCGCGCTGATGACGGCACTGACGGTGCTGCCATCGCTGGTGCTGGGGATGACCGCGTTCACGCGCATCATCATCGTGCTGTCGATCCTGCGGCAGGCGCTGGGCACGCAGCAGACGCCGCCCAACCAGGTGTTGGTGGCGCTGGCGCTGTTCCTGACATTCTTCGTGATGCAGCCCACGATGACGCAATTCTATGATGAGGCGCTGTCGCCCTATCTGGACGGGCAGATGCCCGCTGATCAGGCTGTGGAGACCGGGACGCGGATCATCAAGGCGTTCCTGATCGAAAACACGCGGCAGAATGACCTGATGATGTTCCAGCAACTGGCGGGCGATGGCCCCTATGCCACGCAGGACGATGTGCCGCTGTCGGTGCTGCTGCCCGCCTTCATGACATCGGAACTGAAGACGGCGTTCCAGATCGGGTTCCTGATCTTTCTGCCGTTCCTTGTGATCGACATGGTGGTGGCGTCGATCCTGATGGCGCTGGGGATGATGATGCTGTCGCCGATGCTGGTGGCGCTGCCCATCAAGCTGCTTCTGTTCGTGCTGGTGGATGGCTGGGCTTTGACCGTGGGGTCGCTGGCGGCCACCTATGGCGTGGGGGGCTGA
- the fliQ gene encoding flagellar biosynthesis protein FliQ, producing MEFDANIEHLQQAYWHILMVAGPVLVVALITGLVIGIVQAATSINEQTLSFVPKLAISMLTMALASGFMLTVMTDYFQTIFETIRAIR from the coding sequence ATGGAATTTGACGCGAATATCGAGCATTTGCAGCAGGCCTATTGGCATATCCTGATGGTGGCAGGGCCGGTGCTTGTGGTGGCGCTGATCACCGGTCTGGTGATCGGGATCGTGCAAGCGGCCACGTCGATCAACGAACAGACCCTGAGCTTTGTGCCGAAGCTGGCGATTTCGATGCTGACCATGGCGCTGGCATCGGGGTTCATGCTGACGGTGATGACCGATTATTTCCAAACCATATTCGAGACGATCCGGGCGATACGCTGA